Proteins from a genomic interval of Papaver somniferum cultivar HN1 chromosome 4, ASM357369v1, whole genome shotgun sequence:
- the LOC113275709 gene encoding metal tolerance protein 4-like, giving the protein MKREDSVKYPIGKSRVGPVGLTISATMMATLGLQVLIESGKKLLLNEEPLKMDWSQLVWLYSIMLSASAVKLSLWFYCRSSPSEIVRACAKDHYFDVMTNIIGLIAAVLGDRFYWWIDPVGAIILAIYTISIWSGVVMENAVSLIGQSAAPDVLEKLTNLATGHHHLIKRVERIQAYTIGGLFVEVDIELLEDLPLEVGRDIGLSLQVEIEKLTEVERAFVRTLIFRTEPAGTSTSISCALQRD; this is encoded by the exons ATGAAAAGGGAGGACTCGGTTAAGTATCCTATTGGGAAGTCACGGGTGGGACCAGTCGGACTTACCATCTCTGCCACTATGATGGCTACTTTGG GTCTTCAGGTACTAATTGAATCAGGAAAAAAATTGTTGCTGAACGAGGAACCTTTGAAAATGGACTGGTCGCAGTTGGTGTGGTTATATTCAATTATGTTGTCTGCATCTGCAGTAAAACTCTCTCTGTGGTTTTATTGCAGAAGTTCTCCTAGCGAAATCGTCCGCGCATGTGCCAAG GACCACTATTTTGATGTCATGACGAACATAATAGGCTTGATTGCTGCTGTTCTCGGTGACAGATTTTATTGGTGGATTGACCCTGTCGGTGCCATTATTCTTGCTATCTATACTATTAGCATTTGGTCAGGCGTTGTAATGGAAAACGCAG TGTCACTGATCGGACAATCAGCAGCGCCTGATGTTCTGGAGAAGTTGACAAACCTTGCGACAGGGCACCATCACTTAATCAAGCGTGTTGAAAGAATTCAAGCTTACACCATTGGGGGTCTTTTCGTGGAG GTCGACATTGAACTCCTTGAGGATTTACCTTTGGAAGTAGGCCGTGATATTGGTTTATCTTTGCAAGTGGAGATTGAGAAATTGACAGAAGTTGAGCGAGCATTTGTTCGTACCTTAATTTTTCGTACCGAACCTGCAGGAACGTCAACAAGCATAAGCTGCGCTCTTCAACGAGATTAA